A single window of Camarhynchus parvulus chromosome 9, STF_HiC, whole genome shotgun sequence DNA harbors:
- the ING5 gene encoding inhibitor of growth protein 5 isoform X1 encodes MATAMYLEHYLDSIENLPCELQRNFQLMRELDQRTEDKKAEIDSLAAAYIESVKNMVPEERVEHLRKIQSAYSKCKEYSDDKVQLAMQTYEMVDKHIRRLDADLARFEADLKDKLEGSDFETPASRSLKKGRSQKDKRSSRGRGRRTSEEDTPKKKKLKGGSEFADTILSVHPSDVLDMPVDPNEPTYCLCHQVSYGEMIGCDNPDCPIEWFHFACVDLTTKPKGKWFCPRCVQERKKKK; translated from the exons ATGGCGACTGCCATGTACCTGGAGCACTACCTGGACA GTATTGAGAATTTGCCGTGCGAGCTGCAGAGGAACTTCCAGCTGATGCGGGAGCTGGATCAGAGGACGGAAG acaaGAAAGCAGAGATtgacagcctggcagcagcttaCATTGAGTCTGTGAAGAACATGGTGCCTGAGGAGAGGGTGGAGCACCTGAGGAAGATCCAGAGTGCCTACAGCAAGTGTAAGGAGTACAGTGATGACAAAGTGCAGCTGGCCATGCAGACCTATGAGATG GTGGATAAGCACATCCGCCGGCTGGATGCGGACCTGGCGCGCTTTGAAGCTGATCTCAAAGATAAACTGGAAGGCAGCGACTTTGAAACCCCTGCATCCAGGAGCCTGAAAA AGGGACGAAgtcagaaagacaaaagaagcTCTCGTGGTCGAGGCAGGAGAACATCTGAAGAAGATacaccaaagaaaaagaagctcaAAGGAGG GTCTGAGTTTGCTGATACCATCCTGTCAGTGCATCCCTCAGATGTCCTGGACATGCCAGTGGATCCCAACGAGCCCACCTACTGCCTGTGTCACCAGGTGTCCTATGGAGAGATGATTGGCTGTGACAACCCAGAT TGCCCAATTGAGTGGTTCCACTTTGCATGTGTGGACCTGACCACCAAACCAAAAGGGAAATG gTTTTGTCCTCGTTGTgttcaggaaagaaagaaaaagaagtaa
- the ING5 gene encoding inhibitor of growth protein 5 isoform X2 yields the protein MRELDQRTEDKKAEIDSLAAAYIESVKNMVPEERVEHLRKIQSAYSKCKEYSDDKVQLAMQTYEMVDKHIRRLDADLARFEADLKDKLEGSDFETPASRSLKKGRSQKDKRSSRGRGRRTSEEDTPKKKKLKGGSEFADTILSVHPSDVLDMPVDPNEPTYCLCHQVSYGEMIGCDNPDCPIEWFHFACVDLTTKPKGKWFCPRCVQERKKKK from the exons ATGCGGGAGCTGGATCAGAGGACGGAAG acaaGAAAGCAGAGATtgacagcctggcagcagcttaCATTGAGTCTGTGAAGAACATGGTGCCTGAGGAGAGGGTGGAGCACCTGAGGAAGATCCAGAGTGCCTACAGCAAGTGTAAGGAGTACAGTGATGACAAAGTGCAGCTGGCCATGCAGACCTATGAGATG GTGGATAAGCACATCCGCCGGCTGGATGCGGACCTGGCGCGCTTTGAAGCTGATCTCAAAGATAAACTGGAAGGCAGCGACTTTGAAACCCCTGCATCCAGGAGCCTGAAAA AGGGACGAAgtcagaaagacaaaagaagcTCTCGTGGTCGAGGCAGGAGAACATCTGAAGAAGATacaccaaagaaaaagaagctcaAAGGAGG GTCTGAGTTTGCTGATACCATCCTGTCAGTGCATCCCTCAGATGTCCTGGACATGCCAGTGGATCCCAACGAGCCCACCTACTGCCTGTGTCACCAGGTGTCCTATGGAGAGATGATTGGCTGTGACAACCCAGAT TGCCCAATTGAGTGGTTCCACTTTGCATGTGTGGACCTGACCACCAAACCAAAAGGGAAATG gTTTTGTCCTCGTTGTgttcaggaaagaaagaaaaagaagtaa
- the DTYMK gene encoding LOW QUALITY PROTEIN: thymidylate kinase (The sequence of the model RefSeq protein was modified relative to this genomic sequence to represent the inferred CDS: inserted 1 base in 1 codon): MAARRGALIALEGVDRAGKSTQGRRLVEALREAGHRADLLRFPDRTTEIGQLISSYLGXEKNLEDHTIHLLFSANRWEHVPMMKEKLQQGITVVVDRYAFSGVAFTSAKGNFGLDWCKQPDVGLPKPDLILFLQLNPEAAAERGNFGQERYETSSFQEKVLQCFYCLMEDKTLNWKTVDASKSIEDLHREIKSIAKETMQEVQNKPLGELWK; encoded by the exons AtggcggcgcggcgcggggcgctGATCGCGCTGGAGGGCGTGGATCGCGCCGGGAAGAGCACGCAGGGCCGGCGGCTCGTGGAGGCCCTCCGGGAGGCCGGGCACCGCGCCGACCTGCTCCGCTTCCCGG ACAGAACGACAGAGATTGGGCAGCTGATCAGCTCCTACCTGG AGGAGAAGAACCTGGAGGACCACACCATCCACCTGCTCTTCTCTGCCAACCGCTGGGAGCACGT ACCGATGAtgaaggagaagctgcagcaggggatCACGGTGGTGGTTGACAGATATGCCTTCTCTGGAGTGGCCTTCACGAGTGCCAAAGGG AACTTTGGCCTGGACTGGTGCAAACAGCCTGATGTTGGGCTCCCAAAGCCAGACCTGATCCTGTTCCTCCAGTTAAacccagaagcagcagcagaacgAGGCAACTTTGGACAGGAACGTTATGAGACCAGCTCCTTCCAAGAGAAAGTTCTTCAGTGCTTCTATTGCCTCATGGAGGACAAGACCCTCAACTGGAAG ACGGTGGATGCTTCAAAGAGCATTGAAGACTTGCACAGAGAAATCAAGTCCATTGCAAAGGAAACTATGCAGGAGGTTCAGAATAAACCTTTGGGAGAACTCTGGAAATGA
- the ATG4B gene encoding cysteine protease ATG4B isoform X1, with amino-acid sequence MDAATLTYDTLRFEYEDFPETKEPVWILGRKYSVFTEKEEILLDVTSRLWFTYRKNFPAIGGTGPTSDTGWGCMLRCGQMIFAQALVCRHLGRDWRWIKGKRQMDNYFNVLNAFIDKKDSYYSIHQIAQMGVGEGKSIGQWYGPNTVAQVLKKLATFDTWSSLAVHIAMDNTVVMEEIRRLCQSHVPCAGAAACPALESDVLYNGCPEDLGLRGRLPLWKPLVLLIPLRLGLTEINEAYIETLKHCFMMPQSLGVIGGKPNSAHYFIGFVGEELIYLDPHTTQPAVEPGDSGCLPDESFHCQHPPCRMSIAELDPSIAVGFFCNTEADFNDWCQQIKKLSLVRGALPMFELVERQPSHFSNPDVLNLTPDSSDADRLERFFDSEDEDFEILSL; translated from the exons CTACGCTTACCTACGACACCCTCAGGTTTGAATATGAAGACTTCCCTGAGACCAAAGAACCTGTTTGGATCCTTGGCAGGAAATACAGTGTTTTTACAG agaaggaagagatcCTGCTGGATGTGACCTCTAGGCTTTGGTTCACCTACAGAAAGAACTTCCCTGCCATTG GAGGAACAGGTCCCACCTCTGACACGGGCTGGGGCTGCATGCTGCGCTGTGGCCAGATGATCTTTGCTCAGGCCTTGGTCTGCAGGCATTTGGGAAGAG ACTGGAGGTGGATAAAAGGGAAGAGGCAGATGGATAATTACTTCAACGTTCTTAATGCCTTCATTGACAAAAAAGACAGCTACTACTCCATTCACCAGATAg cccagatgGGAGTCGGGGAGGGAAAATCCATAGGCCAGTGGTACGGCCCGAACACGGTCGCACAGGTGCTCAA AAAACTTGCAACTTTTGATACGTGGAGTTCCCTGGCAGTACACATAGCCATGGACAACACAGTGGTGATGGAAGAAATCC GGAGGCTGTGCCAGTCCCATGTGccatgtgctggagctgcagcatgcCCTGCCCTGGAGTCAGATGTGCTCTACAATGGGTGCCCAGAGGACCTGGGGCTCAGAGGGAGGCTCCCCCTGTGGAAACCACTGGTGCTGCTGATACCTCTCCGCCTCGGGCTCACAGAGATCAATGAAGCCTACATTGAAACACTAAAG CACTGCTTCATGATGCCCCAGTCCCTGGGAGTGATCGGAGGGAAGCCAAACAGTGCTCACTACTTCATTGGCTTTGTAG GTGAGGAGCTCATTTACCTGGACCCCCACACCACGCAGCCGGCGGTGGAGCCCGGTGACAGCGGCTGCCTCCCCGACGAGAGCTTCCACTGCCAGCACCCGCCGTGCAGGATGAGCATCGCCGAGCTCGACCCCTCCATCGCCGTG ggctttttctgCAACACAGAGGCAGACTTTAATGACTGGTGCCAGCAAATCAAAAAG CTGTCCCTGGTCAGAGGAGCGCTGCCCATGTTCGAGCTGGTGGAACGCCAGCCCTCCCATTTCTCCAACCCCGACGTCCTGAATCTCACACCAG ACTCCTCTGATGCCGACAGATTGGAAAGGTTCTTTGACTCGGAAGATGAAGACTTTGAAATCCTGTCCCTTTGA
- the ATG4B gene encoding cysteine protease ATG4B isoform X2, whose translation MDAATLTYDTLRFEYEDFPETKEPVWILGRKYSVFTGGTGPTSDTGWGCMLRCGQMIFAQALVCRHLGRDWRWIKGKRQMDNYFNVLNAFIDKKDSYYSIHQIAQMGVGEGKSIGQWYGPNTVAQVLKKLATFDTWSSLAVHIAMDNTVVMEEIRRLCQSHVPCAGAAACPALESDVLYNGCPEDLGLRGRLPLWKPLVLLIPLRLGLTEINEAYIETLKHCFMMPQSLGVIGGKPNSAHYFIGFVGEELIYLDPHTTQPAVEPGDSGCLPDESFHCQHPPCRMSIAELDPSIAVGFFCNTEADFNDWCQQIKKLSLVRGALPMFELVERQPSHFSNPDVLNLTPDSSDADRLERFFDSEDEDFEILSL comes from the exons CTACGCTTACCTACGACACCCTCAGGTTTGAATATGAAGACTTCCCTGAGACCAAAGAACCTGTTTGGATCCTTGGCAGGAAATACAGTGTTTTTACAG GAGGAACAGGTCCCACCTCTGACACGGGCTGGGGCTGCATGCTGCGCTGTGGCCAGATGATCTTTGCTCAGGCCTTGGTCTGCAGGCATTTGGGAAGAG ACTGGAGGTGGATAAAAGGGAAGAGGCAGATGGATAATTACTTCAACGTTCTTAATGCCTTCATTGACAAAAAAGACAGCTACTACTCCATTCACCAGATAg cccagatgGGAGTCGGGGAGGGAAAATCCATAGGCCAGTGGTACGGCCCGAACACGGTCGCACAGGTGCTCAA AAAACTTGCAACTTTTGATACGTGGAGTTCCCTGGCAGTACACATAGCCATGGACAACACAGTGGTGATGGAAGAAATCC GGAGGCTGTGCCAGTCCCATGTGccatgtgctggagctgcagcatgcCCTGCCCTGGAGTCAGATGTGCTCTACAATGGGTGCCCAGAGGACCTGGGGCTCAGAGGGAGGCTCCCCCTGTGGAAACCACTGGTGCTGCTGATACCTCTCCGCCTCGGGCTCACAGAGATCAATGAAGCCTACATTGAAACACTAAAG CACTGCTTCATGATGCCCCAGTCCCTGGGAGTGATCGGAGGGAAGCCAAACAGTGCTCACTACTTCATTGGCTTTGTAG GTGAGGAGCTCATTTACCTGGACCCCCACACCACGCAGCCGGCGGTGGAGCCCGGTGACAGCGGCTGCCTCCCCGACGAGAGCTTCCACTGCCAGCACCCGCCGTGCAGGATGAGCATCGCCGAGCTCGACCCCTCCATCGCCGTG ggctttttctgCAACACAGAGGCAGACTTTAATGACTGGTGCCAGCAAATCAAAAAG CTGTCCCTGGTCAGAGGAGCGCTGCCCATGTTCGAGCTGGTGGAACGCCAGCCCTCCCATTTCTCCAACCCCGACGTCCTGAATCTCACACCAG ACTCCTCTGATGCCGACAGATTGGAAAGGTTCTTTGACTCGGAAGATGAAGACTTTGAAATCCTGTCCCTTTGA